In Sphaerisporangium krabiense, the DNA window CGCCAGGGCACCGCCCCCGGCCGCCGCGCCGCCGCCCGCAGGACCGCCCCGCGCCCCCGGCCGGCCACCGGCACCGTCCGGCGCCGGAGCCCTGCCGCCGCACGCCGCCCCCGGCCGCCACCGCGCCCGCCCCGCCCGCCCAGAGCTCGTCCACGACCGCCCCGGCCCCGCAGGCCCCGGACAAGGATGAGCACCCCTGGCCCGAGGGGCGCCGCCGGGGCGGCGAGGCGCGAGCCGGCCGCTGACGGCGGCCCGCCGCCGTGTTCACCGCCCGCGACGACTCCCACCTCGGCCGCCGGGTCTTCCCGCACCCGGTGCCCGCCGAACTGGCCGCGCTCGTGCCGCGCGCCCACCACGCCGCCTGGCCCGTCTGGCTGGACCCGGGCCCCCGCATGCTGCGCGACGTCCTGGAGCTGTGCCGCCTGCAGACCGCGCGCGGCCTCACCGTGCTGTCCTGGCTGGCCGCGGGCCACCGCCCCGAGGAGGTGGCGTGGCTGTGGCCGGGGCGACGCCTGACCGGCCCGCGCCAGCGGCTCATGTACGCGGCCGCCGACGCGATCCCGGGAGCCGCGCTCGGCCTGGTCGTCGCCGACTGGACGTGGATCATGGGCACGCGGTTCGCCGGCCAGGTCATGGCGCCGTACCTCGCCGGCACCGCCTACCCCGACGACGGCTTCGCGGCGGCGCAGGCCACGGTCACCCTGATGCGCGTCTGGGACCGCCAGGCCGAGGCCCGCGCGGCGCTCGGCGCCGCCTGGGCGGCCTGCCGCACGATCGCCGACTGGTGCAAGGCGGCGGAGTTGCACGCCTCGTACGGGCACGAGGTGCCGGTCTTCACCTACCCCCGCGGTCCCATGCCCCAGATGGCGGGCGTGCGGCCGTGGATCTCCCGGCTGTTCCGCCTGGGCTGATCACGCCGTGGTGACCGTCCCCGCGCCTGCCTGATCCACGTGCCGCCCGGCGGGCGGAGGTCAGTGCTCGCCGTCCTCGGCGGGCCCTTCGACCTCGACCTCGACCTCGGGCTCGGCGTGCGCCTCGTGGTCGAGGTGGCGCTTGGCCGAGCGCTGGATCTCCATCTCGGCCTCCACGCGGCCGACCCAGTTGGCGCCCTCGACCGACTTGCCCGGCTCCAGGTCCTTGTAGACCTCGAAGAAGTGCTGGATCTCCAGCCGGTCGAACTCCGGGACGTGGTGGATGTCGCGGATGTGCTCCATGCGCGGGTCCGTGGCCGGCACGCAGAGCACCTTGTCGTCGCCGCCCTTCTCGTCGGTCATCCGGAACATGCCGACCGCGCGGCATCGGATCAGGCAGCCGGGGAAGGTAGGTTCCTGCAGGAGGACGAGCGCGTCGAGGGGGTCGCCGTCCTCTCCCAACGTGTCCTCGATGAAGCCGTAGTCGGCGGGGTACTGCGTGGAAGTGAAGAGCAGGCGGTCCAGGCGGATCCTGCCCGTCTTGTGATCAACCTCGTACTTGTTGCGTTGCCCTTTCGGGATCTCAACGACAACGTCGAACTCCACCGCGGTTCCTCCGCTCAGCCGTCCGGACGCTCCGGACGGGCGTTAATGTCTCGTAGGCGTATTTCCAGGATGACGCATGTGAGAAGGGGGCCGGCGAGGTGGTACGACACGAGCGCGTGGCCGCGGTGGCGACACTCGCCCTGCTGCAGGCGTTCGTCTGCGCCGTGGGCGCGTACGTCCTCGCGGCCGGAGGGGTGGGCGCTGACGCCGCGAGCCCGCCGGTCAAGGCCGCCACGCCGACGCGGGCACCCGTCGCCATCGTGACCTCGGGCCCCGTGCTCGCACCGGCCCCTGATGGATCTCTCCCGGGAAAGGGTACTTTGGCGGCCCGGCTCACCCGCGCGATGGGTGACGCCGCGCTCGGCCGCAGCGTGGGCGCGGTGGTCGTCGACATCGCCGGGGGGAGCGTGCTGTACGGCAGCAAGGCCGACACCGGCATCACCCCCGCCTCCACCACCAAGGTCGTCACGGCCGTCGCCGTGCTCTCCGCCGCCGGTCCCGACGCCAGGATCGCGACCCGCGTCGTCCAGCCCAAGCCCGGCGTGGTGACGCTGGTCGGCGGCGGCGATCCCACGCTGGCGAGCCCCAAGGCCGAGCGCGGGCCCGGCCGTCCCCGATTCGCCTCCATGGCGACGCTGGCCGCCCGCACCGCCCGGACCCTGAAGGCGGCGGGCGTCACCTCGGTCACGCTCACCTATGACGACTCCCTGTACTCGGGCCCGCGCACCGCGCCCGGCTGGAAGCCGGGGTACGTGCCCGAGGGCAGCGTCGCGCCGGTCTCCGCGCTGACCATGGACGAGGGGCGGGAGAACCCCGGCCACGAGAACTCCCCGCGCTTCGCCGACCCGTCGAGGACGGCCGCCGGTGCCTTCGCCGTCCTGCTCGCCCGGGAGGGTGTCAAGGTCGGCAAGTCGGTCAAGCGGCTGCCGGCTCCCGCCGGGGCCAAGGAGGTCGCCCGGGTGGAGTCCCCGGCGGTGTACGAGCTGGTCGAGCACATGCTGACCGAGAGCGACAACGACCTCGCCGAGGCCCTCGCCCACCTGGTGGCGCTCAAGCAGGGGGCGCCGGGCAGCTTCGCGGGCGCGTCCAAGGCCGTGACGTCCACGCTGGGGCGGCTCGGCGTCGCCGCGGGCGTCCAGGTCAGCGACGGCAGCGGCCTGTCGGTCCGCAACCGGATCACCCCGGCCGCGCTGGCCCGCCTCGTCGCCTTGGCCGCGTCGCCGGCCAACCCGCACCTGAAGGCCGTGATCAGCGGCCTGCCCGTCGCCGGGTTCACCGGCACGCTCGGCGGCCGGTACGACAAGGGCGTGGCGAAGGCCGCGGCGGGAGTGGTGAGGGCCAAAACGGGCACGCTGAACGGAGTGAACACCTTGACGGGTCTCGCCAGGACCATCGACGGCCGGCTCGTGGCCTTCGCGTTCATGGCCGACGACGTCCGGGATCCCGCCGGCGCCGTGCAGGCTCTGGACAGGCTGGCCGCGACCGTCTCCGGGTGCGGGTGCTCATGACGCGGCCCGACGACGTACGGTGGTGAACATGCAGGTGATCGACTGGGATCTTGCCGTTTCGACCGGCGTCCGCCTCGTCCGCCCGGGCCCTCAGGTCAGCCGCGAGGAGGCCAGGCACGCCGTCAGTGAGCTCCGGCGGCTGTCGCGTGAGGCCGAGGGCCACGTTCAGGAGTTCGCCCGCATCGACGGCGCGGCCGAACCGGAGGCCGCGACCATCGTGGACCGCCCGGGGTGGATCCGCGCCAACGTCGACGGGTTCCGCGTCGTGCTCGAGCCTTTGACCGAGCGCATGAACGCCCGCCGCTCCCAGATCCCCGCGATCGTCGGCGCGGTCGGCTCGCGGGTGACCGGCGTCGAGGTCGGGGCGGTGCTCGCCTTCCTGGCCACGCGCGTGCTCGGCCAGTACGAGCTGTTCCTCCCACCGGACCCGAGCGGCCGCGCCCCCACGGGCCGGCTCACGCTCGTCGCCCCCAACATCGTCAACACCGAGCGTGAGCTCGGCGTGAACCCTCGCGACTTCCGCCTCTGGGTCTGCCTCCACGAGGAGACCCACCGGGTGCAGTTCACGGGCGTGTCGTGGCTGCGCGAGTACGTCCGGTCGCAGATGACCGAGTTCCTGCTCGCCTCCGACCTCGATCTCGGCACCCTGCTCGACCGCATGCGCGCCGCGTCCGACGCCGTCGCCGACGCCATCAAGGGCGGCGAGGGCAACCTGATCGACGCCATCCAGACCCCCGAGCAGAAGGAGATCCTCGACCGGCTGACCGCCGTGATGACGCTGGTCGAGGGGCACGGCGACTACGTCATGGACGCCGTAGGGCCCGCGGTGGTGCCATCGGTGGCCGAGATCCGGTCCCGGTTCCAGCACCGGCGCGAGGGCGGCTCCCGCTTCGACAAGACGCTGAGGCGTCTGCTCGGCATCGACCTCAAGATGAAGCAGTACGCCGAGGGCGCGGCGTTCGTCCGCAAGGTCGTCGCCGAGGCGGGCATCGACGGGTTCAACCGCGTGTGGGGCTCGCCCGCCACGCTGCCCACCCATGCCGAGATCCGCGAGCCCGAGCGGTGGATCTCGCGCGTGCTCCACGCGCCCGAGCTGCCCGCCGCCAACGGGCACATCTGACCTTCCGCGGGCGGCGGTGATCCGGCGGCCCCGCACGCCGCCAGACTAGGAACATGGGGCCTCATCCCGCCGTCGCGGAGATCCGCCGCGCCGTACGCCTGTCGCTCGCCGGCCTGCCGTCCGGCGCCCTGGTGCTGGCCGCGTGCAGCGGCGGGGCCGACTCGCTCGCGCTCGCGGCGTGCCTGGGTTTCGCCGCGCCGCGCATGGGGCTGCGCGCGGGGCTCCTCACCGTGGACCACGGCCTGCAGGAGGGCTCCGCGCGGCGCGCCCGCGAGGTCGCGGAGCTGGCCGCCTCGCTCGGCCTCGAGCCGGCCGAGGCGCTCACGGTCACCGTCGGCCGCGCGGGCGGCCCCGAGGCGGCGGCGCGCGAGGCCAGGTACGAGGCGCTGACGCGCGCCGCCGACCGGCTCGGCGCCGCCACGGTGCTGCTCGGCCACACGCGTGACGACCAGGCCGAGACCGTGCTGCTGCGGCTGTCACGGGGGAGCGGCACGCGCTCGCTCGCCGGGATGCCCGCGGCGGCGGGGCTCTACCGCAGGCCGCTGCTCGGCGTCGGCCGCCGCGCGACCCGGGCGGCCTGCGACGCGCTCGGCCTGTCCCCGTGGGAGGACCCGCACAACGCCGACGCCGCCTACGCCCGCGCGCGGGTCCGGCACGACGTGCTGCCGGTGCTGGAGCGGGCGCTCGGGCCCGGCGTCACCGAGGCGCTCGCCCGGACGGCGAGCCTGTGCAGGGACGACGCCGACGCGCTCGACGCCTGGGCCGAGGAGGCGTACGCGGCGTGCGCGCGGGTCACCGGCGCCGGCGTCGAGCTGGACGTGGGCGGTGTCGAGGACCTGCCAGGGGCGGTGCGCCGCCGGGTGATCCAGCGGGCGGGGCTGGCGGCGGGGGCGACGGCGTCGGCGCTGGCCGCCGTGCACATCGCGGAGGTGGACCGGCTGGTCACGCAGTGGCGCGGCCAGCGCGTCGTGGAGCTGCCCGGGGGGGTCGGAGTGGTCCGGCGGTATGGCACCCTGGTGTTCGCCAGCACCCTCTTGTGAAGGAAAACCCCTGGTGGACGCAGCCGACATGGGCACGGACCTTGAAAAGGTCCTCATTTCCGAGGAAGAACTTCAGGCGAAGGTCAAGGAGCTAGCCGGCAAGATCGACGCGGACTACGCGGGCAAGGAGCTTCTGATCGTCGGGGTGCTCAAGGGGGCGGTCATGGTCATGGCCGATCTGGCGCGCGCGCTGCACATCGACGTCCAGATGGACTGGATGGCCGTGTCCTCCTACGGCGCGGGCACCAAGTCCTCGGGCGTCGTCCGCACGCTGAAGGACCTCGACACCGACATCGCCGGGCGGCACGTCCTGGTGGTGGAGGACATCATCGACTCCGGGCTGACGTTGTCGTGGCTGGTGCACAACCTGCGCTCGCGCAACCCCGCGTCGGTCGAGATATGCACGCTGCTCCGCAAGCCGGACGCGGTGAAGGTGCCGATCGACGTCAAGTACGTCGGCTTCGACATCCCCAACGAGTTCGTGATCGGGTACGGCCTGGACTACGCCGAGCGGTACCGCAATCTGCCGTTCATCGGCACGCTCGCGCGGCATGTCTACGGTGGCGAGTAAGCCCTGAGCGAATTTCCGGGCCCGCAACCGGAGAGTCGGCCCCTTATTGGGACTCGTCGTGGGGAACACCGGGCGGCCTGACGTACGTTGGTAGGACAAAGCCGGTGTCGCCGGAGCAGTGACCCTGCGCGGCGCCCCGGTGTACCTTCGGATGTCTCGGAGGGATCATCCCTTCGGGTCGTCAGTAGGAGCGGTTGGATGCCGCTAACCCCGGGTCCGCCCGGGGGCCAGGCCGTGTTCAGGAAGGGACGGGCCCGCAGGGGTTCCGCATCGGATGGATCTCAAGCGATTTACACGTGGGCCACTGCTGTGGATCCTGGGCATCGTCGTGCTGCTCCTGCTCGCCTCCACATTCTGGAGCGGCAACAGCAACTATGCCCAGCGAGACACCTCGTTCGTCATCACCCAGATCGAGAACGGGGCCGTCGACAACGCGGTGATCGTCGACAAGGACCAGCGCATCGAGATCAAGACCACGCAGAAGATCCGTGGTGAAGATCGCTTCTACGCGTACTGGGTCCAGGGGCAGGGCGTCGAGCTTCAGAAGATGCTCCAGACGCAGGTGAAGGCGGGCAAGCTGCCCGGTGGCTACAAGATCACCGTGCCGACGGAGAACTTCCTCGTCGGCCTGCTGGTGAGCTTCCTGCCGATCGTCGTCATCGTCCTCATCTTCTTGTTCATCATGAACCAGATGCAGGGCGGCGGCTCCCGCGTCATGAACTTCGGCAAGTCCCGGGCGAAGCTCATCACCAAGGACACGCCCAAGACCACGTTCGCCGACGTCGCCGGCGCGGACGAGGCCATCGAGGAGCTCCAGGAGATCAAGGAGTTCCTGCAGGCCCCGGCCAAGTTCCAGGCCATCGGCGCCAAGATCCCCAAGGGTGTGCTGCTGTACGGCCCGCCCGGCACCGGCAAGACGCTGCTCGCCCGCGCGGTGGCCGGCGAGGCGGGGGTCCCGTTCTACTCGATCTCCGGTTCCGACTTCGTCGAGATGTTCGTCGGCGTCGGCGCCTCCCGCGTCCGCGACCTGTTCGAGCAGGCCAAGGCGAACGCCCCGGCGATCATCTTCATCGACGAGATCGACGCCGTCGGCCGGCACCGCGGCGCGGGCCTCGGCGGCGGGCACGACGAGCGCGAGCAGACGCTGAACCAGCTCCTGGTCGAGATGGACGGCTTCGACGTCAAGGGCGGCGTGATCCTCATCGCGGCGACCAACCGTCCCGACA includes these proteins:
- a CDS encoding inorganic diphosphatase — translated: MEFDVVVEIPKGQRNKYEVDHKTGRIRLDRLLFTSTQYPADYGFIEDTLGEDGDPLDALVLLQEPTFPGCLIRCRAVGMFRMTDEKGGDDKVLCVPATDPRMEHIRDIHHVPEFDRLEIQHFFEVYKDLEPGKSVEGANWVGRVEAEMEIQRSAKRHLDHEAHAEPEVEVEVEGPAEDGEH
- the dacB gene encoding D-alanyl-D-alanine carboxypeptidase/D-alanyl-D-alanine endopeptidase, coding for MVRHERVAAVATLALLQAFVCAVGAYVLAAGGVGADAASPPVKAATPTRAPVAIVTSGPVLAPAPDGSLPGKGTLAARLTRAMGDAALGRSVGAVVVDIAGGSVLYGSKADTGITPASTTKVVTAVAVLSAAGPDARIATRVVQPKPGVVTLVGGGDPTLASPKAERGPGRPRFASMATLAARTARTLKAAGVTSVTLTYDDSLYSGPRTAPGWKPGYVPEGSVAPVSALTMDEGRENPGHENSPRFADPSRTAAGAFAVLLAREGVKVGKSVKRLPAPAGAKEVARVESPAVYELVEHMLTESDNDLAEALAHLVALKQGAPGSFAGASKAVTSTLGRLGVAAGVQVSDGSGLSVRNRITPAALARLVALAASPANPHLKAVISGLPVAGFTGTLGGRYDKGVAKAAAGVVRAKTGTLNGVNTLTGLARTIDGRLVAFAFMADDVRDPAGAVQALDRLAATVSGCGCS
- a CDS encoding zinc-dependent metalloprotease; protein product: MQVIDWDLAVSTGVRLVRPGPQVSREEARHAVSELRRLSREAEGHVQEFARIDGAAEPEAATIVDRPGWIRANVDGFRVVLEPLTERMNARRSQIPAIVGAVGSRVTGVEVGAVLAFLATRVLGQYELFLPPDPSGRAPTGRLTLVAPNIVNTERELGVNPRDFRLWVCLHEETHRVQFTGVSWLREYVRSQMTEFLLASDLDLGTLLDRMRAASDAVADAIKGGEGNLIDAIQTPEQKEILDRLTAVMTLVEGHGDYVMDAVGPAVVPSVAEIRSRFQHRREGGSRFDKTLRRLLGIDLKMKQYAEGAAFVRKVVAEAGIDGFNRVWGSPATLPTHAEIREPERWISRVLHAPELPAANGHI
- the tilS gene encoding tRNA lysidine(34) synthetase TilS, whose product is MGPHPAVAEIRRAVRLSLAGLPSGALVLAACSGGADSLALAACLGFAAPRMGLRAGLLTVDHGLQEGSARRAREVAELAASLGLEPAEALTVTVGRAGGPEAAAREARYEALTRAADRLGAATVLLGHTRDDQAETVLLRLSRGSGTRSLAGMPAAAGLYRRPLLGVGRRATRAACDALGLSPWEDPHNADAAYARARVRHDVLPVLERALGPGVTEALARTASLCRDDADALDAWAEEAYAACARVTGAGVELDVGGVEDLPGAVRRRVIQRAGLAAGATASALAAVHIAEVDRLVTQWRGQRVVELPGGVGVVRRYGTLVFASTLL
- the hpt gene encoding hypoxanthine phosphoribosyltransferase translates to MDAADMGTDLEKVLISEEELQAKVKELAGKIDADYAGKELLIVGVLKGAVMVMADLARALHIDVQMDWMAVSSYGAGTKSSGVVRTLKDLDTDIAGRHVLVVEDIIDSGLTLSWLVHNLRSRNPASVEICTLLRKPDAVKVPIDVKYVGFDIPNEFVIGYGLDYAERYRNLPFIGTLARHVYGGE